One genomic window of Wolbachia endosymbiont (group B) of Eucosma cana includes the following:
- a CDS encoding IS630 family transposase (programmed frameshift) — protein sequence MALRSKLLDEEVVKSAKEMLKKVRNNAYVSKKLNAVIAAKKYSITSVAKIYCISRKALTSWIKLLKFGREEKLFAPRSRRRKTKLNQAQLQQIEAWIEENPNITIKEMRIRIQEKFDLNISKSTVHRHMQKMKFSYITPRPVHNVQDKSKQEEFKKNLNEVIGKYPEKELFFFDESRFGTHSKVGHGWFKKGTRTRVKIKLGRHNFYLYSAVNPKNGESFSLFAPNVNTDCMNIFLEQMLQYLGTREAVLVMDCASWHKSKNLKVPKNIEIIYLPPYSPELNPVERLWLYIKQNILRNKIYSTIALLESTLCKFLTSLATSTIKQLCSVSYLTPQQ from the exons ATGGCACTCAGATCAAAATTATTGGATGAAGAAGTAGTAAAATCAGCAAAAGAGATGCTGAAGAAAGTAAGGAATAATGCATATGTTTCAAAAAAACTAAACGCTGTAATTGCAGCAAAAAAGTACAGTATAACGTCTGTAGCAAAAATATATTGCATTTCAAGAAAGGCACTAACTTCGTGGATAAAACTCTTGAAATTTGGCAGAGAAGAAAAACTGTTTGCTCCTCGATCACGCCGAAGAAAAACTAAATTAAATCAGGCTCAACTACAGCAAATTGAAGCATGGATAGAAGAAAACCCTAATATTACCATTAAAGAAATGAGAATAAGAATACAGGAAAAGTTCGACTTAAATATTAGCAAATCTACAGTACACCGCCATATGCAAAAGATGAAATTTTCATATATTACACCAAGACCAGTACACAACGTACAAGATAAAAGTAAACAAGAGGAATTC AAAAAAAATCTCAATGAAGTTATTGGAAAGTATCCTGAAAAAGAGCTATTTTTCTTTGATGAATCAAGGTTTGGCACACATTCGAAAGTTGGGCATGGATGGTTTAAAAAAGGTACTAGAACTCGGGTTAAAATAAAGTTAGGTAGGCATAATTTTTATCTCTACAGTGCAGTTAATCCTAAAAATGGAGAGAGTTTTAGCTTATTTGCACCAAATGTTAACACTGATTGCATGAATATATTTCTTGAGCAAATGTTGCAATATCTAGGGACAAGAGAAGCTGTTCTTGTTATGGACTGTGCTAGTTGGCATAAGTCAAAAAATTTAAAGGTACCTAAAAACATTGAGATTATATACCTACCTCCATATTCACCTGAACTTAATCCTGTTGAGAGGCTTTGGTTATATATAAAACAGAACATTTTGCGCAATAAAATATACAGTACTATTGCTTTGCTTGAGAGCACTTTATGCAAATTTCTTACCTCTCTTGCTACTTCTACAATTAAACAACTCTGCTCTGTTTCCTATTTGACTCCACAACAATGA